The following coding sequences are from one Lipingzhangella halophila window:
- a CDS encoding aminotransferase-like domain-containing protein, producing MNNDSSARIVSGLRTWIAQAPPGAKLPSNRALMAEYSASPITVQKAMRALSALGLIESRPGAGTFVRAVRTARPLDYGWQTGALRSPQAPIPALSTPMRSSLPDAIGLHAGYPGRELLPERLVRAALARAARSDAALTRSDAAGLPELQAWFANELAEATPVGVTPPAPRDVVILPGSQSGLSSTFRALVGSGHPLLMESPSYWGAILAAAQAGVHVVPVPSGPSGPDPEELAYAFEETGARAFYAQPNYANPTGAQWSPQRGEQILDTIRAHAAFLVEDDWAHDFGIDTSAQPIAAHDDAGHVVYLRSLTKSVSPSVRVAAVIARGPARERILADRGAESMYVSGLLQAAALDVVTQPGWRTHLRNLRQQLRARRDLLAGSLAEHVPHAHLDHVPRGGLNLWARLPDATDLDRLARDCETEGVMIAPGTEWFPAEPSGAFIRLNYSGPEPDRFPDAARVIGRALAYSLGQRADT from the coding sequence ATGAACAATGATAGCAGTGCTCGGATTGTGTCCGGTCTGCGTACGTGGATCGCGCAGGCGCCCCCGGGCGCGAAGCTGCCCTCCAACCGGGCGCTGATGGCGGAGTACTCAGCCAGCCCGATCACGGTCCAGAAGGCGATGCGCGCGCTCAGTGCGCTCGGGCTCATCGAGAGCCGACCCGGGGCGGGGACATTCGTCCGCGCCGTGCGGACCGCTCGCCCGCTCGACTACGGCTGGCAGACCGGCGCGCTCCGCTCCCCCCAAGCTCCGATCCCAGCCCTGTCGACGCCGATGCGCAGCAGTTTGCCCGACGCCATCGGCCTGCACGCCGGCTACCCCGGCCGTGAGCTCCTCCCGGAGCGGCTGGTGCGCGCCGCGCTGGCGCGCGCCGCCCGCAGCGACGCGGCACTGACCCGGTCCGACGCCGCCGGACTGCCGGAGCTGCAAGCATGGTTCGCCAACGAGCTCGCCGAGGCCACCCCCGTCGGCGTCACCCCGCCGGCACCGCGGGACGTCGTGATCCTGCCCGGCAGCCAGAGCGGTCTGAGCTCCACCTTCCGAGCCCTGGTGGGCTCCGGGCACCCATTGCTCATGGAGTCGCCGAGCTACTGGGGAGCCATCCTCGCCGCAGCGCAAGCTGGCGTGCACGTCGTCCCCGTGCCCAGCGGACCGAGTGGCCCTGACCCCGAAGAACTCGCGTATGCGTTCGAGGAGACCGGAGCGCGCGCGTTCTACGCCCAGCCGAACTACGCCAATCCCACCGGTGCACAGTGGTCGCCCCAGCGCGGGGAGCAGATCCTGGACACCATCCGCGCGCACGCCGCCTTCCTCGTAGAAGACGACTGGGCCCATGACTTCGGGATCGACACTTCAGCCCAGCCCATCGCAGCGCACGATGACGCCGGTCACGTCGTCTACCTGCGCTCCCTGACCAAGAGCGTGTCACCGTCCGTTCGCGTCGCCGCCGTCATCGCCCGCGGCCCCGCGCGCGAACGCATCCTCGCCGATCGCGGAGCGGAGTCGATGTACGTCAGCGGCCTACTGCAAGCCGCGGCGCTCGACGTCGTCACGCAACCCGGATGGCGCACCCATCTGCGCAACCTGCGCCAACAGTTGCGCGCCCGGCGCGACCTGCTCGCCGGAAGCCTGGCCGAGCACGTCCCCCACGCGCACCTCGACCACGTACCCCGCGGCGGCCTGAACCTCTGGGCGCGGCTGCCCGACGCGACCGATCTCGACCGGCTCGCCCGCGATTGCGAAACCGAAGGCGTGATGATCGCACCCGGCACGGAATGGTTCCCCGCCGAGCCTTCCGGTGCCTTCATCCGGCTCAACTACTCCGGCCCAGAGCCCGACCGGTTCCCCGACGCCGCCCGCGTCATCGGGCGTGCGCTGGCGTACTCGCTCGGTCAACGAGCCGACACCTGA
- a CDS encoding DMT family transporter, which produces MSVQSSVTQNRTATLSSSRAGLWWGLLGVAAFSFTVPFTRVAVGGLSPLFIGSARAVIAALLAAAALALTRQHLPSGRQWVRLAAVAGGIVVGFPLLTSYALTAAPASHGAVVIALIPAATATMAVARGKERPPLSFWIMAAVGALSAVGFASLHSGGFGQLHWSDLLLFGAVIAAAVGYAEGGMLSRELGSWQTVSWALVLASPLMVALMVVSMLQQPQSGTPLVWAAFAYLAVVSMFLGFFAWYRGLGIGPMAQVSQVQLVQPVLSIIWAALLLREELTWPTLLGGVAVILCAGIAVRIRLDSNASRAKGSVR; this is translated from the coding sequence ATGTCAGTACAGAGTAGCGTTACTCAAAACAGGACTGCAACGTTATCGTCGTCGCGGGCGGGCCTCTGGTGGGGGCTGCTGGGCGTGGCGGCGTTCTCGTTCACCGTGCCCTTCACCCGTGTCGCTGTCGGCGGGCTCTCCCCGCTGTTCATCGGCTCGGCGCGCGCGGTCATCGCCGCCCTGCTGGCCGCCGCCGCGCTCGCTCTGACCAGGCAGCACCTGCCGTCGGGCCGCCAATGGGTGCGGCTGGCCGCCGTCGCCGGCGGTATCGTCGTCGGCTTCCCGCTGCTGACCTCGTATGCGCTCACGGCCGCTCCTGCCAGTCACGGCGCCGTGGTGATCGCGCTCATTCCAGCGGCGACCGCCACCATGGCCGTGGCCCGTGGAAAGGAGCGTCCACCGCTATCGTTCTGGATCATGGCCGCGGTCGGCGCCCTCTCCGCCGTCGGGTTCGCGTCGCTGCATAGTGGCGGGTTCGGGCAACTGCACTGGTCGGACTTGCTGTTGTTCGGCGCGGTCATCGCCGCCGCGGTCGGCTACGCGGAAGGCGGGATGCTCTCCCGCGAACTCGGCTCCTGGCAGACGGTGTCCTGGGCGCTGGTGCTGGCCTCGCCGCTGATGGTCGCTCTGATGGTTGTTTCGATGCTCCAGCAGCCGCAATCGGGGACACCGCTCGTGTGGGCGGCGTTCGCCTACCTCGCGGTGGTGAGCATGTTCCTCGGCTTCTTCGCCTGGTACCGCGGTCTGGGCATCGGCCCGATGGCGCAGGTCAGTCAGGTGCAACTGGTCCAGCCCGTGCTGAGCATCATCTGGGCGGCGCTCCTGCTCCGCGAGGAGCTGACCTGGCCGACCCTCCTCGGTGGTGTCGCCGTCATCCTCTGCGCCGGTATCGCTGTGCGGATCCGTCTCGACAGCAACGCGTCACGAGCGAAAGGGAGCGTCCGGTGA
- a CDS encoding MarR family winged helix-turn-helix transcriptional regulator translates to MLTALRWMRMQELARRCFVSKSGISQIVSQLSEQDLVERQGLPDNLRVACAALTPKGEKALEESAPIFLGAVRRHFSGHLNEEEITHLTRITKKLITAHGEPVEGPG, encoded by the coding sequence GTGCTCACCGCCCTTCGGTGGATGCGCATGCAGGAGCTGGCGCGCAGGTGTTTCGTCAGTAAGAGCGGGATCAGTCAGATCGTCAGCCAGCTCTCAGAGCAAGACCTGGTGGAACGCCAGGGCCTCCCCGACAACCTCCGGGTGGCCTGCGCCGCGCTGACCCCGAAGGGGGAAAAGGCCCTGGAGGAGTCCGCACCGATCTTCCTGGGAGCAGTGCGCAGGCACTTCTCCGGTCATCTGAACGAGGAAGAGATCACCCACCTCACGCGGATCACCAAGAAGCTGATCACCGCGCACGGCGAGCCTGTAGAGGGGCCCGGCTGA
- a CDS encoding DUF2252 domain-containing protein has protein sequence MFDVDTPTDSSPERRDHITRTLEGAFSHLMAADPNAFRGKFRKMAADPFAFYRGSACLFYADTIGMDDPWVDERTSRVWIQGDLHAENFGTYMDSEGRLVFDVNDFDEAYLGHFTWDVLRFVASIALLGWKKALSDDDISALVPRYVNAYTDQVLAFAKHDNDDEFSLRLGNTEGTVHDVLQKARLNSRFEMLRSMTTLRGYEPFFRDGPGVRRLTQEEYDRVAAAFAKYVDTIPADQRYDPLAYRIKDIVGKSGFGIGSAGLPAYNVLIEGPTEAWENDIVLSMKQGNIATPSRVVTDRYIMEHFHHHGHRTAVSQRALQAHADPLLGHTEVNGEGFVVSELSPYVNDLEWEDLTDPEDIAPVLDYLGRATAKAHCVSDEHADATLVHGETEHAIAAAVAGKEQEFADWCTRFAHRYAGQVRADHALFVDAFRNNEISGVRSSNSR, from the coding sequence ATGTTCGACGTTGATACCCCAACCGACAGCTCCCCAGAGCGCCGCGACCACATCACCCGGACCCTTGAGGGCGCGTTCTCCCACCTCATGGCCGCCGACCCCAACGCCTTCCGCGGCAAGTTCCGCAAGATGGCCGCCGACCCCTTCGCGTTCTACCGCGGCAGCGCCTGCCTGTTCTACGCCGACACCATCGGCATGGACGACCCCTGGGTCGACGAGCGCACCTCCCGCGTGTGGATCCAGGGCGACCTGCACGCCGAGAACTTCGGCACCTACATGGACTCCGAGGGCCGGCTGGTCTTCGACGTCAACGACTTCGACGAGGCCTATCTGGGCCACTTCACCTGGGACGTCCTGCGTTTCGTGGCCAGTATCGCGCTGCTGGGCTGGAAGAAGGCGCTCTCCGACGACGACATCAGCGCCCTCGTGCCCCGCTATGTCAACGCCTACACCGACCAGGTGCTCGCCTTCGCCAAACACGACAACGACGACGAGTTCTCCCTGCGGCTGGGCAACACCGAGGGCACCGTGCACGACGTGCTGCAGAAGGCCCGCCTCAACAGCCGCTTCGAAATGCTGCGGTCCATGACCACCCTGCGCGGCTACGAGCCGTTCTTCCGGGACGGCCCAGGGGTGCGCCGCCTCACCCAGGAAGAGTACGACCGCGTGGCCGCCGCCTTCGCGAAGTACGTGGACACGATCCCCGCCGACCAGCGCTACGACCCCCTCGCCTACCGCATCAAGGACATCGTGGGCAAGAGCGGGTTCGGCATCGGATCGGCCGGGCTGCCCGCCTACAACGTCCTCATCGAGGGCCCCACGGAGGCATGGGAGAACGACATCGTGCTCTCCATGAAACAGGGCAACATCGCCACCCCCTCCCGGGTGGTCACCGACCGCTACATCATGGAGCACTTCCACCACCACGGGCACCGCACCGCCGTCTCGCAGCGCGCGCTGCAGGCCCACGCCGACCCGCTGCTGGGGCACACCGAGGTCAACGGCGAGGGGTTCGTGGTCAGCGAACTCTCGCCCTACGTGAACGACCTGGAATGGGAGGACCTTACCGACCCCGAGGACATCGCCCCGGTCCTGGACTACCTGGGCCGCGCCACGGCGAAGGCGCACTGCGTCTCCGACGAGCACGCCGACGCGACCCTGGTACACGGCGAGACCGAGCACGCCATCGCCGCCGCCGTGGCCGGGAAGGAGCAGGAGTTCGCCGACTGGTGCACCCGCTTCGCCCACCGCTACGCCGGCCAGGTACGCGCCGACCACGCCCTGTTCGTGGACGCCTTCCGCAACAACGAGATCTCCGGGGTGCGCTCCAGCAACTCGCGGTGA
- a CDS encoding antibiotic biosynthesis monooxygenase, with amino-acid sequence MPEDSVSSAPARLPEITRTDAAAALVTSHYVGTPERQRALADTTIAEWRGSPPPDGFLSLTCFLSGDGETVLAYAQWTSVETHRRFAAAAPSPAGIDLRDPVRYRLYRSAAEGGGDQPPGCVITATFDVDGPERQRYITDALLDAAARIGPLPGALSSHFHHSLDGSRVLNYAEWSDLDAHDAAADNADLDEVYRISSETPGVRPTRGRMYLPHAHLIR; translated from the coding sequence ATGCCCGAAGACAGCGTTTCCTCCGCGCCCGCGCGGCTGCCCGAGATCACCCGGACCGATGCCGCCGCGGCCCTCGTCACCTCCCACTACGTCGGCACACCGGAGCGCCAGCGCGCCCTCGCCGACACCACCATCGCCGAATGGCGGGGTTCCCCGCCACCGGACGGCTTCCTCTCGCTGACCTGCTTTCTCAGCGGGGATGGCGAGACCGTGCTGGCCTACGCACAGTGGACCAGCGTCGAGACGCACCGCCGCTTCGCCGCGGCCGCGCCGAGCCCGGCCGGAATCGACCTGCGCGACCCGGTGCGCTACCGGCTGTACCGCAGCGCCGCCGAGGGCGGCGGCGACCAGCCGCCGGGCTGCGTGATCACCGCGACCTTCGACGTCGACGGCCCCGAGCGGCAGCGCTACATCACCGACGCGCTGCTCGACGCGGCCGCCCGGATCGGCCCGCTGCCGGGAGCGCTCTCGTCGCATTTCCACCACAGCCTCGACGGCAGCCGGGTGCTCAACTACGCGGAGTGGAGCGACCTGGACGCGCACGACGCCGCCGCCGACAACGCCGACCTCGACGAGGTGTACCGGATCAGCTCCGAAACCCCTGGCGTGCGCCCGACCCGGGGGCGGATGTACCTCCCGCACGCGCACCTGATCCGCTGA
- a CDS encoding vWA domain-containing protein, which translates to MHNEQRGAAERLLTVVLNSGAHLWHNRPGVQRDGQWFPATQHQQGERVRPGLFVPAATALYANLLEIYELDAELMARFASYVLTETEWRDGKVCCAALMMVQPRSGEPVREDDGTVAFYDDDYRAVGEAMILRYEQGSTRMMTPKAVLRVAQLLEVPEVADLNRVAGFADPAGRKPALGRWPKAARQWLAYRERNMPLLEGLVASGYKETIKRIARKCGYRPQSRRFYEVLGWPQKQAASGHRRIGLEGLELRRQERFDGLDEAAICERIVTEKLSFTEASGRLPAGMGLTPAIMAALLPSLSDREMRMLTPTLESLGLLADSEVRQRWQAAVAAATDQRALNIARNVQNREVRQELEEAADNAARAAVSEASADGLEVMFLIDKSGSMEAAVEQSKEALARILAGFPLDRLHIATFDTTGRVLRPKAASRVGVQHMLADVKAGGGTTHASALGALHQSGVRIANDHRLVVIVVGDESGEPGSALAYHFETLGYRPAAMAMIVNVAWYRGSTVRDAAASLQVPFSEVDVAQFDDPYQVTRVLTALLEAPVLPSSATPGWLERVLATPLLEKPL; encoded by the coding sequence ATGCACAACGAGCAGCGAGGAGCCGCTGAGCGGCTGCTGACGGTCGTCCTGAACTCCGGCGCGCACCTCTGGCACAACCGGCCGGGCGTGCAGCGCGATGGGCAGTGGTTCCCGGCGACCCAGCACCAGCAGGGTGAGCGGGTGCGGCCCGGCCTGTTCGTGCCCGCTGCCACCGCCCTCTACGCGAACCTGCTGGAGATCTACGAGCTCGACGCCGAGCTCATGGCCCGTTTCGCGAGCTACGTACTCACCGAGACCGAGTGGCGCGACGGCAAGGTGTGCTGCGCGGCGCTGATGATGGTGCAGCCCCGGAGTGGTGAGCCGGTCCGCGAGGACGACGGCACGGTCGCGTTCTACGACGACGACTACCGCGCCGTGGGTGAGGCGATGATCCTGCGCTACGAGCAGGGTTCCACGCGCATGATGACGCCGAAGGCCGTGCTGCGGGTGGCCCAGTTGCTGGAGGTGCCCGAGGTCGCCGACCTCAACCGGGTCGCCGGTTTCGCCGACCCGGCGGGCCGCAAACCCGCGCTGGGGCGTTGGCCCAAGGCCGCCCGGCAGTGGCTGGCCTACCGGGAGCGCAACATGCCGCTGCTCGAAGGGCTGGTGGCGAGCGGATACAAGGAGACCATCAAGCGGATCGCCCGCAAGTGCGGATACCGGCCGCAGTCGCGGCGCTTCTACGAGGTGCTGGGGTGGCCGCAGAAGCAGGCGGCGTCCGGGCACCGGCGCATCGGCCTGGAAGGTTTGGAGCTGCGCCGCCAGGAGCGGTTCGACGGGCTCGACGAGGCGGCCATCTGCGAGCGCATCGTCACCGAGAAGCTGTCGTTCACCGAGGCCTCCGGGCGGCTGCCCGCTGGGATGGGGCTCACTCCGGCGATCATGGCGGCGCTGCTGCCGTCGCTGTCCGACCGGGAGATGCGGATGCTCACGCCCACGCTGGAGAGTCTCGGGCTGCTCGCCGACAGCGAGGTCCGGCAGCGCTGGCAGGCCGCCGTGGCGGCCGCCACCGACCAGCGCGCGCTGAACATCGCGCGCAACGTCCAGAACCGCGAGGTACGGCAGGAGCTCGAGGAGGCGGCCGACAACGCCGCGCGGGCCGCGGTCTCCGAGGCCAGCGCGGACGGCCTTGAGGTCATGTTCCTCATCGACAAGTCCGGGTCCATGGAGGCCGCGGTCGAGCAGTCCAAGGAGGCTCTCGCGCGGATTCTCGCCGGGTTCCCGCTCGACCGGCTGCACATCGCCACCTTCGACACCACGGGGCGGGTGCTGCGCCCCAAGGCGGCGAGCCGGGTCGGGGTGCAGCACATGCTTGCCGACGTCAAGGCCGGCGGGGGGACCACCCACGCGTCGGCACTGGGGGCGCTGCACCAGTCGGGGGTGCGGATCGCCAACGACCACCGGCTGGTGGTGATCGTCGTCGGGGACGAGTCCGGTGAGCCCGGCAGCGCCCTCGCGTACCACTTCGAGACGCTCGGGTACCGGCCCGCCGCCATGGCGATGATCGTGAACGTGGCCTGGTACCGCGGCAGCACGGTGCGCGACGCGGCGGCGTCGCTGCAGGTGCCGTTCAGCGAGGTCGATGTCGCCCAGTTCGACGATCCCTACCAGGTCACGCGGGTCCTGACCGCGTTGCTGGAGGCGCCGGTCCTGCCCTCCTCCGCCACGCCCGGCTGGCTCGAGCGGGTGCTGGCGACCCCGTTGCTGGAGAAGCCGTTGTGA
- a CDS encoding Mov34/MPN/PAD-1 family protein — translation MIEVCFLIGDDGAVLWADRSTSASELPDSRARWEAIWRLRDRLTVVAHTHPSGALEFSAVDRTTMAALDAALGRPLAYVVVTAEGMRSTHPAGETEPWWAALMRAASGMEGHWRS, via the coding sequence ATGATCGAAGTGTGTTTCCTGATCGGCGACGACGGTGCGGTGCTGTGGGCGGACCGCTCCACCAGCGCGTCCGAGCTGCCGGACTCCCGCGCGCGCTGGGAGGCCATCTGGCGGCTGCGCGACCGGCTGACGGTGGTCGCGCACACCCACCCCTCGGGGGCGCTGGAGTTCTCCGCGGTGGACCGCACCACAATGGCGGCGCTCGACGCGGCCCTGGGGCGACCGCTGGCCTACGTTGTCGTGACCGCCGAGGGGATGCGGTCCACGCACCCGGCGGGGGAGACGGAACCGTGGTGGGCCGCCCTGATGCGGGCGGCCTCGGGAATGGAGGGACATTGGCGATCCTGA
- a CDS encoding HesA/MoeB/ThiF family protein translates to MRVLFCGVGALGSTAATLCRTLPAELAFVDHDRVESRNLLSQAYTKQAVGRNKAEALRLQLRNFYGVTAVAFGVRLERSNVATLAGSADLLVDCLDNEAGRSVLSGHARSAGTPLVHAGISGDGTFGLVRWDERFTPDPEDTPGQATCAGGEHLPMIGQLSAALARVVQDFVAQGTRRDAMVTLTSVTVQ, encoded by the coding sequence ATGAGGGTGCTGTTCTGCGGCGTGGGCGCGCTGGGGTCGACCGCGGCCACACTCTGCCGCACGCTTCCGGCGGAGCTCGCCTTCGTCGACCACGACCGGGTGGAGTCGCGCAACCTGCTGAGCCAGGCCTACACCAAACAGGCGGTCGGGCGGAACAAGGCCGAGGCGCTGCGGCTGCAGCTGCGCAACTTCTACGGGGTCACGGCGGTGGCCTTCGGTGTGCGCCTGGAGCGGTCCAATGTCGCGACCCTGGCGGGCAGCGCTGACCTGCTCGTCGACTGCCTGGACAACGAGGCGGGGCGCTCGGTGCTGTCCGGTCACGCCCGGTCGGCGGGCACGCCGCTGGTGCACGCCGGGATCAGCGGCGACGGGACGTTCGGCCTGGTGCGTTGGGACGAGCGGTTCACCCCTGACCCCGAGGACACCCCGGGCCAGGCCACCTGCGCTGGTGGTGAGCACCTGCCGATGATCGGCCAGCTCTCCGCGGCGCTGGCGAGGGTGGTGCAGGACTTCGTGGCACAGGGCACGCGCCGCGACGCGATGGTCACGCTGACCTCGGTGACCGTGCAGTAG
- a CDS encoding MerR family transcriptional regulator → MESQTVPTGEAARILGVDARTVYYYARDYADFPEPGRFGSALVWDVQQLKDWRAKHPIKPKRND, encoded by the coding sequence ATGGAGTCGCAAACGGTCCCCACCGGTGAAGCCGCTCGAATCCTCGGCGTGGATGCCCGCACGGTCTACTACTACGCCCGCGACTACGCCGACTTCCCCGAACCCGGACGGTTCGGCAGCGCGCTGGTCTGGGACGTCCAGCAACTCAAGGACTGGCGTGCCAAACACCCGATCAAACCCAAGAGAAACGACTAA
- a CDS encoding RNA-guided endonuclease InsQ/TnpB family protein, with protein MLSGRRYRLALSEEQVQQCQMFGDICRAVWNTALDQRRQYVDRYMRGRDGEFCGYHLQARELAEAKTDESWLKAAPSHVLQQTLKDLDRSCRERGTFNVRWRAKNRWNPSLRFPAGTLITVEKVNRTWGRAKLPKLGWVKFRMSRAIGGAIRSATVSCKSGHWFVSFLVEDGQLTPEKHAKPDTAVGVDRGVAVAATTSDGAFHDREFTTEGEKARYRRLQHKLARQKKGTANRRTTLAAVNRISSRAVNRRADFCAFTANRLTARHGVVALEELRTAKMTASAKGTIDAPGTRVRQKSGLNRAILDKGWHRLELALRTAARRTGTRVELVDPAYTSITCYSCKHVDAKSRKSQAVFACTACGHTDHADVNAAKNILSAAGHAVPACGDLAGGRSTKQEPAGTREEVPHQPAPELVGIPRP; from the coding sequence ATGCTGTCGGGTCGCCGGTACCGGCTCGCCCTGAGTGAAGAGCAGGTCCAGCAGTGCCAGATGTTCGGTGACATCTGCCGCGCGGTGTGGAATACCGCCCTGGACCAGCGCCGCCAGTATGTCGACCGGTACATGCGCGGTCGTGACGGCGAGTTCTGCGGCTACCACCTGCAGGCCCGCGAGCTGGCCGAAGCCAAGACCGACGAGTCCTGGCTCAAGGCCGCCCCCTCGCACGTGCTCCAGCAGACGCTGAAGGATCTGGACCGGTCCTGCCGCGAGCGCGGTACCTTCAACGTCCGCTGGCGGGCCAAAAACCGGTGGAACCCCTCGTTGCGGTTCCCGGCGGGCACCCTCATCACCGTGGAGAAAGTGAACCGTACGTGGGGCCGGGCCAAGCTGCCCAAGCTCGGGTGGGTGAAGTTCCGCATGTCGCGGGCGATCGGCGGTGCCATCCGGTCGGCGACCGTGTCCTGCAAGTCCGGCCACTGGTTCGTGTCGTTCTTGGTGGAGGATGGCCAGCTCACCCCCGAGAAGCACGCCAAACCGGACACGGCTGTGGGGGTGGACCGTGGCGTGGCCGTAGCGGCCACCACCAGCGACGGTGCGTTCCACGACCGCGAATTCACCACCGAAGGCGAAAAGGCCCGGTACCGGCGCCTCCAGCACAAGCTCGCCCGGCAGAAGAAGGGGACAGCGAATCGGCGCACGACGCTCGCGGCGGTGAACCGGATCTCCTCCCGGGCGGTGAACCGCCGCGCTGACTTCTGCGCCTTCACTGCCAACCGGCTCACCGCCCGGCACGGCGTGGTCGCCCTCGAAGAACTGCGCACCGCCAAAATGACCGCCTCCGCCAAGGGCACCATCGACGCTCCCGGCACGCGGGTCCGCCAGAAGTCCGGGCTGAACCGGGCGATCCTGGACAAGGGGTGGCATCGTCTCGAACTCGCGCTGCGCACCGCGGCGCGTCGGACCGGCACCCGCGTGGAACTGGTCGATCCGGCCTACACGTCGATTACCTGCTATTCCTGCAAGCATGTGGACGCGAAGTCTCGCAAGAGCCAAGCGGTCTTCGCCTGCACCGCCTGCGGGCACACCGACCATGCCGACGTCAACGCCGCCAAGAACATCCTCAGCGCCGCAGGGCATGCGGTGCCAGCCTGTGGAGACCTCGCCGGTGGGCGGTCTACGAAGCAGGAACCAGCGGGAACCCGCGAGGAAGTACCGCACCAACCAGCCCCAGAGCTGGTTGGAATCCCCCGACCTTAG
- a CDS encoding GAP family protein, with product MSLEVLLPVGGLALLDTLSPAVIGVTLFVLLSGARRMALPLFTYLLTVAAFYFSAGVGLMLGLGSLVSRLGHVGDHPVALWGQALLGAALFGYSFVMPTKPAAGARRREPRSFRVPVMIGLGVTTGVFEIGTALPYLAAIGIMTTAGLAPVQWGPLLAGYTVVMVLPPALMYLGYRLLGERVRPRLQRWREKLEAGSRETLAWIIGIAGFLMLANAIGRTGIPEFIDGLPF from the coding sequence ATGTCACTGGAGGTCCTCCTCCCGGTCGGTGGCCTCGCGCTACTGGACACCCTCAGCCCCGCCGTCATCGGGGTGACGCTGTTCGTCCTGCTCAGCGGGGCGCGGCGGATGGCGCTGCCGCTGTTCACCTACCTGCTGACGGTCGCGGCCTTCTACTTCAGCGCGGGCGTGGGCCTGATGCTCGGCCTGGGCTCCCTCGTCTCCCGGCTCGGGCACGTTGGCGACCATCCGGTGGCACTGTGGGGCCAGGCGCTGCTGGGAGCCGCGCTTTTCGGGTACAGCTTCGTGATGCCCACCAAACCCGCGGCCGGGGCGCGCCGCCGGGAGCCGCGCTCGTTCCGCGTGCCGGTCATGATCGGGTTGGGCGTCACCACCGGGGTGTTCGAGATCGGCACGGCCCTGCCCTACCTCGCCGCGATCGGGATCATGACCACCGCCGGCCTGGCGCCCGTGCAGTGGGGACCGCTGCTGGCCGGCTACACCGTCGTCATGGTGCTCCCGCCGGCGCTGATGTACCTCGGCTACCGGCTTCTGGGCGAGCGGGTGCGGCCGCGCCTGCAGCGGTGGCGCGAGAAGCTGGAGGCGGGCTCCCGCGAGACCCTGGCCTGGATCATCGGCATCGCCGGGTTCCTGATGCTGGCCAACGCCATCGGCCGTACCGGCATCCCCGAGTTCATCGACGGGCTCCCCTTTTAG
- a CDS encoding TetR/AcrR family transcriptional regulator, producing the protein MPKIVDHEQRRRDLAEALWRVVAKAGPSAVSIRAVAAEAGWSAGALRHYFQTRDELLEFAIELAEEGITQRIQARAQVGGDDEPVLERAAAFIEELLPLDERRRAEFRIWQAVGEDFHQAHDEGDRRRWTAQRELYRSVALALYGDRSPDTAQREEWVAAWAAYLHVFCDGLAAQAMFAPARMPPDEARGLLRRFLADVARSAGETASAR; encoded by the coding sequence ATGCCGAAGATCGTCGACCACGAGCAGAGACGCCGCGACCTGGCTGAGGCGCTGTGGCGGGTCGTCGCCAAGGCGGGCCCCTCGGCCGTCTCGATCCGCGCCGTCGCGGCCGAGGCCGGTTGGTCCGCGGGGGCGCTGCGGCACTACTTCCAGACCCGCGACGAGCTCCTGGAGTTCGCGATCGAGCTGGCGGAGGAGGGGATCACGCAGCGCATCCAGGCGCGCGCGCAGGTCGGCGGCGACGATGAGCCGGTGCTGGAGCGCGCGGCCGCCTTCATCGAGGAGCTGCTACCGCTGGACGAGCGGCGCCGTGCGGAGTTCCGGATCTGGCAGGCGGTCGGCGAGGACTTCCACCAGGCGCACGACGAGGGCGACCGGCGCCGCTGGACCGCGCAGCGCGAGCTGTACCGCAGCGTTGCGCTGGCGCTGTACGGCGACCGTTCGCCCGACACCGCGCAGCGCGAGGAATGGGTCGCGGCGTGGGCGGCGTACCTGCACGTGTTCTGCGACGGTTTGGCCGCCCAGGCGATGTTCGCTCCCGCGCGGATGCCCCCGGACGAGGCGCGTGGGCTGCTGCGCCGTTTCCTCGCCGACGTGGCGCGCTCCGCTGGCGAGACCGCATCGGCACGGTAG